In Myxococcus stipitatus, a single window of DNA contains:
- a CDS encoding potassium transporter Kup produces the protein MKATTTGVPGGEEVRQGPDTFKRTALLALGALGIVYGDIGTSPLYALRECFNGPHGIAPTPQNVLGVLSLIFWSLIIIVSVKYLIFVMRADNRGEGGILALMALVMQRQKGQQAHTPRPVLIVLGIFGAALLYGDGLITPAITVLSAVEGLSVATPVFEPYVVPITLVILFVLFLVQRHGTAGIGAVFGPLMCVWFFTLAVLGVKELVHNPAVLGALLPTHGVLLLVHSGWHGFLVLGGVFLVVTGCEALYADMGHFGWKPIRWAWFSTVLPGLMLNYLGQGALLLRDPTAARNPFFLLAPSWLLYPLVALAAVAGIIASQALISGAFSLTRQAMQLGYSPRMEVVHTSAEEMGQIYLPGINAALLVGVFALVLTFRSSSALAAAYGIAVSTTMVITSLMAYVVARERWAVSRWVAIPIAGVLFTVELSFFSANAMKLADGGWFPLLLAIIVFTLMTTWKRGRDILAGKLRAASIPLKELLGSFGDHPPVRVPGTAIFMTGNAEGTPPALLHNLKHNKVLHEQVVLLTILSEDVPHVPPTERVEVEPLEQGFVRVVARYGFMENPSIPDVLKRCREKGLQFQLMGTSFFLGRETLIPTKRPGMAVWREALFAWMSRNARSATAYFRIPPNRVVELGSQVEL, from the coding sequence GTGAAAGCGACCACCACCGGGGTTCCGGGCGGCGAGGAGGTTCGGCAAGGTCCCGACACCTTCAAGCGCACGGCGCTCCTGGCCCTCGGGGCCCTGGGCATCGTCTACGGAGATATCGGGACGAGCCCGCTGTACGCGCTGCGCGAGTGTTTCAACGGACCCCACGGCATCGCCCCCACGCCGCAGAACGTGCTGGGGGTGCTGTCGCTCATCTTCTGGTCCCTCATCATCATCGTGTCCGTGAAGTACCTCATCTTCGTGATGAGGGCGGACAACCGGGGCGAGGGCGGCATCCTGGCGCTGATGGCGTTGGTGATGCAGCGGCAGAAGGGGCAGCAGGCCCACACCCCGCGTCCGGTGCTCATCGTGCTGGGCATCTTCGGCGCCGCGCTCCTCTATGGCGACGGGCTCATCACCCCGGCCATCACCGTGCTCAGCGCGGTGGAGGGCTTGAGCGTGGCCACGCCGGTGTTCGAGCCCTACGTGGTGCCCATCACCCTGGTCATCCTGTTCGTCCTCTTCCTGGTGCAGCGGCACGGCACCGCGGGCATCGGGGCGGTGTTCGGCCCACTCATGTGCGTGTGGTTCTTCACGCTGGCGGTGCTGGGGGTGAAGGAGCTGGTGCACAACCCGGCGGTGCTGGGAGCGCTCCTGCCCACGCACGGCGTGCTCCTGCTCGTGCACAGCGGCTGGCACGGCTTCCTGGTGCTGGGCGGCGTGTTCCTGGTCGTGACGGGGTGCGAGGCGCTCTACGCGGACATGGGCCACTTCGGCTGGAAGCCCATCCGCTGGGCGTGGTTCTCCACGGTGCTGCCGGGGCTGATGCTCAACTACCTGGGGCAGGGCGCGTTGCTGCTGCGCGACCCGACCGCGGCGCGCAACCCGTTCTTCCTGCTGGCGCCCTCGTGGTTGCTCTACCCGCTGGTGGCCCTGGCGGCCGTGGCGGGCATCATCGCGTCCCAGGCGCTCATCTCCGGGGCGTTCTCGCTGACGCGGCAGGCGATGCAACTGGGCTACAGCCCGCGCATGGAGGTGGTGCACACCTCGGCGGAGGAGATGGGGCAGATCTACCTGCCCGGTATCAACGCGGCGCTGCTGGTGGGCGTCTTCGCGCTGGTGCTGACGTTCCGCTCGTCCAGCGCGCTGGCGGCCGCGTACGGCATCGCCGTGTCCACGACGATGGTCATCACGTCCCTCATGGCCTACGTGGTCGCGCGCGAGCGCTGGGCGGTGAGCCGGTGGGTGGCCATCCCCATCGCCGGGGTTCTCTTCACGGTGGAGCTGTCGTTCTTCAGCGCCAACGCGATGAAGCTGGCGGACGGCGGCTGGTTCCCGCTGCTGTTGGCCATCATCGTCTTCACGTTGATGACGACGTGGAAGCGCGGGCGCGACATCCTCGCGGGCAAGCTGCGCGCGGCGAGCATCCCGCTCAAGGAGCTGCTGGGCAGCTTCGGCGACCACCCGCCCGTGCGGGTGCCCGGCACGGCCATCTTCATGACGGGCAACGCCGAGGGCACGCCGCCGGCGCTCCTGCACAACCTGAAGCACAACAAGGTGCTGCACGAGCAGGTGGTGTTGCTGACCATCCTGTCCGAGGACGTGCCGCACGTGCCGCCCACCGAGCGCGTGGAGGTGGAGCCGCTGGAGCAGGGCTTCGTGCGTGTGGTGGCGCGCTACGGCTTCATGGAGAACCCGAGCATCCCGGACGTGCTCAAGCGCTGCCGCGAGAAGGGGCTCCAGTTCCAGCTGATGGGGACCAGCTTCTTCCTCGGCCGCGAGACGCTGATTCCCACCAAGCGGCCCGGCATGGCGGTGTGGCGCGAGGCGCTGTTCGCCTGGATGAGCCGCAACGCGCGCAGCGCCACCGCGTACTTCCGGATTCCGCCCAACCGCGTGGTGGAGCTGGGCAGCCAGGTGGAGCTGTAG
- a CDS encoding SDR family NAD(P)-dependent oxidoreductase, with protein sequence MTRQATGQGDEAPDAREPGSTPSEEPSASEEPSAEDVARCLEVLRAVASLPDDHPVRHQVEAAATQVQRGFKKRLRRARRVVTRKEDRATLRELVEARREENGVRVLPEPGQEPEPAAHTRRSRRCYMCGDDFKQLHPIYLSLCPGCAELSLERRRARLDLTGRRALVTGGRIKVGFHVALRLLRDGAHVHVTSRFPNDAAARFAQEPDFEQWRERLVLHALDLRFPQHVLAFVRHLDTTQPHLDLLVNNAAQTVRLTPERSAALQAGERERARLLPAPIAALVRDVPGLPAPESPSLSLLPAGVADASSSEATFNGWVARLDEVAPLELVEAQLINAVAPFLLCGRLKPLLLRSPFADRYILNVSAVEGQFTRQGKTAFHPHTNMAKAALNMLTRTSAEDYARDGIFMNSVDPGWISNENPEAKRRHMEDEGFLLPLDGADAAARVCEPLFLGLQGHPVHGRFLKDFRDAPW encoded by the coding sequence ATGACGCGGCAAGCGACAGGGCAGGGCGATGAAGCACCAGATGCGCGGGAGCCGGGCTCCACCCCGTCGGAGGAGCCCTCCGCCTCGGAGGAGCCCTCCGCCGAGGACGTGGCCCGGTGCCTCGAGGTGCTGCGCGCCGTGGCCTCCCTCCCGGATGACCACCCGGTGCGCCACCAGGTGGAAGCCGCGGCGACCCAGGTGCAGCGTGGCTTCAAGAAGCGCCTGCGCCGGGCCCGCCGCGTCGTCACTCGCAAGGAGGACCGCGCCACCCTCCGGGAGCTCGTCGAGGCCCGGCGCGAGGAGAACGGCGTGCGCGTGCTCCCCGAGCCCGGACAGGAGCCCGAACCCGCCGCCCACACCCGCCGCTCCCGTCGTTGCTACATGTGCGGCGACGACTTCAAGCAGCTCCACCCCATCTACCTCTCGCTCTGCCCGGGCTGCGCGGAGCTGAGCCTCGAGCGTCGACGCGCGCGCCTGGACCTGACGGGCCGTCGCGCGCTGGTGACCGGAGGTCGCATCAAGGTCGGCTTCCACGTCGCCCTGCGGCTGCTGCGCGACGGCGCCCACGTCCACGTCACCTCGCGCTTTCCGAACGATGCCGCCGCCCGCTTCGCCCAGGAGCCGGACTTCGAGCAGTGGCGCGAGCGGCTCGTCCTCCACGCCCTGGACCTGCGCTTCCCCCAGCACGTGCTCGCCTTCGTCCGCCACCTGGACACCACGCAGCCGCACCTGGACCTCCTCGTCAACAACGCGGCCCAGACCGTGCGCCTCACCCCCGAGCGGAGCGCGGCGCTCCAGGCCGGAGAGCGCGAACGGGCCCGTCTCCTGCCCGCCCCCATCGCCGCCCTCGTGCGCGACGTCCCGGGCCTGCCCGCCCCCGAGTCTCCCAGCCTCTCCCTGCTCCCCGCCGGAGTCGCGGACGCCAGTTCCTCCGAGGCGACCTTCAATGGCTGGGTGGCGCGCCTGGACGAGGTGGCCCCGCTGGAGCTGGTGGAGGCCCAGCTCATCAACGCCGTCGCCCCCTTCCTCCTGTGCGGCCGCCTCAAGCCCCTGCTGCTGCGCTCCCCCTTCGCGGACCGCTACATCCTCAATGTCTCCGCCGTGGAGGGGCAGTTCACCCGTCAGGGCAAGACGGCCTTCCACCCCCACACCAACATGGCCAAGGCCGCCCTCAACATGCTCACGCGGACCTCCGCCGAGGACTACGCCCGCGACGGCATCTTCATGAACAGCGTGGACCCCGGGTGGATCTCCAACGAGAACCCCGAGGCCAAGCGCCGCCACATGGAGGACGAGGGCTTCCTGCTCCCGCTGGATGGCGCGGACGCCGCCGCCCGCGTCTGCGAGCCCCTCTTCCTGGGACTCCAGGGCCACCCCGTCCACGGCCGCTTCCTGAAGGACTTCCGCGACGCCCCCTGGTAG
- a CDS encoding TIGR02265 family protein, translated as MPSNKTELAARLAAAQPGDAVRGLFFKAVFNLVEAKAGPAALESVRQGVLAKDYSDLRSYPVQDFLTLLYTAADALESTMGSESAVYHACGESNVTRYSTGPGMLIFGIISRGDPQKLFSGAQMGYSAAVTYGSREYITTGPKAGTLRVRRDMLPPAYHEGILTGALKVLGLKGTAKAHPQGIDRVDYDIQWE; from the coding sequence ATGCCGTCCAACAAGACCGAGCTCGCGGCCCGACTGGCCGCCGCGCAGCCGGGAGACGCGGTGCGGGGCCTGTTCTTCAAGGCGGTGTTCAACCTGGTCGAGGCGAAGGCGGGCCCGGCGGCGCTGGAGTCGGTGCGCCAGGGCGTGCTGGCCAAGGACTACTCGGACCTGCGCAGCTATCCCGTGCAGGACTTCCTCACGCTGCTCTACACGGCGGCGGACGCGCTGGAGTCGACGATGGGCTCCGAGAGCGCCGTGTACCACGCGTGCGGCGAGTCGAACGTGACGCGCTACTCGACGGGGCCCGGGATGCTCATCTTCGGCATCATCTCCCGGGGCGACCCGCAGAAGCTCTTCTCCGGGGCACAGATGGGCTACAGCGCGGCCGTCACGTACGGCAGCCGGGAGTACATCACCACGGGGCCCAAGGCCGGCACGTTGCGCGTGCGCCGGGACATGCTGCCGCCCGCGTACCACGAGGGCATCCTCACCGGCGCGCTGAAGGTGCTGGGACTCAAGGGCACGGCGAAGGCCCACCCGCAGGGCATCGACCGCGTGGACTACGACATCCAGTGGGAGTGA
- a CDS encoding metallophosphoesterase, with protein MRLFGIGDTHLPSTRQKDMHRFGWAEHPLPLQRAWDEKVRPEDVVIVAGDISWATRPHEVMEDLAWLDARPGRKLLVRGNHDYWWGDSASKLRKLLEPFKTLEAFLHNSAAVMGPWVIAGTRLWTAPEAPPMPGGEMGDEPIDAGYVERETRRLTTSIEDAKKKEAASPTPLIRVAAVHFPPLYANEKPTAFSEPIEAFQPKVCVYGHLHASGIPAGFTGMRAGVRYVLASCDAAGFTPLLLDEV; from the coding sequence ATGCGGCTCTTCGGTATTGGCGACACACACCTGCCCTCCACGCGGCAGAAGGACATGCACCGGTTCGGCTGGGCGGAGCATCCGCTCCCGCTGCAACGCGCGTGGGACGAGAAGGTCCGTCCGGAGGACGTGGTCATCGTCGCGGGTGACATCTCGTGGGCCACGCGGCCGCACGAGGTGATGGAGGACCTGGCGTGGCTGGACGCGCGGCCCGGGCGCAAGCTGTTGGTGCGCGGCAACCACGACTACTGGTGGGGGGATTCGGCGTCGAAGCTGCGCAAGCTGCTGGAGCCGTTCAAGACGCTGGAGGCGTTCCTGCACAACAGCGCGGCGGTGATGGGGCCGTGGGTGATTGCGGGCACGCGGCTGTGGACGGCGCCCGAGGCCCCGCCCATGCCGGGTGGGGAGATGGGGGACGAGCCCATCGACGCGGGTTACGTGGAGCGCGAGACGCGGCGGCTGACGACGTCCATCGAGGACGCGAAGAAGAAGGAGGCGGCCAGCCCCACGCCGCTCATCCGCGTGGCGGCGGTGCACTTCCCGCCGCTGTACGCCAACGAGAAGCCCACCGCGTTCAGCGAGCCCATCGAGGCGTTCCAGCCCAAGGTGTGCGTGTACGGGCACCTGCACGCGTCGGGAATCCCCGCGGGCTTCACGGGGATGCGCGCGGGCGTGCGCTACGTCCTGGCGTCGTGCGACGCGGCGGGGTTCACGCCGTTGCTGCTCGACGAGGTGTGA
- a CDS encoding N-acetylmuramoyl-L-alanine amidase codes for MHVFRKTLAATAAALALAACGPQPQPEAPAQETPAPGSPTPTENPSGSADDVAREVADVARRTPYELDALFAQAAKEFDVPVSLLKAYSYAQTRWEHIQGAEEFEGRPAAFGLLALRGDQVTEGAALAGVSAEAVRGEPLANLRAGAALLSKYAAESTIDRADLGAWAPLAARLSDVTDPGAQAQFIHGEVYRVLREGAGAFTPDGKVAVSLEGAEVEAKFALPRVSAMAAGPDYAASIWRPSPNYNARPSGTAVSLIVIHTCEGAYSGCWGWLTNSAAGVSAHYVVNESGSEISQLVRESGRAWHVGANYDCGLNGSTQCGLQGVSVNHFSVGIEHAGYASQASFPAGQIDASAKLSCDITKTHTAVTRDSYHIVAHGRLQPASRTDPGPNWPWSSYISKIKSFCGTPTTAIVVDSHQANNDASKAQVEMAGSWAQGTSAGYYGSGYYYASTEAVSAPFTFKFYLSAAGSKTISAWWVAGTNRSSAAPFIVNHAGGSTTVKVDQQANGGKWNTLGTFNFDAGWNTVQLSRWATEGFVVMADAIKVE; via the coding sequence GTGCACGTATTTCGGAAGACGCTCGCGGCGACCGCCGCGGCCCTGGCCCTGGCGGCCTGTGGTCCCCAGCCGCAGCCGGAGGCCCCCGCGCAGGAAACCCCCGCTCCCGGGTCTCCGACCCCCACGGAGAACCCCTCGGGTTCGGCGGATGACGTCGCCCGCGAGGTGGCGGACGTCGCGCGCCGCACGCCGTACGAACTGGACGCGCTGTTCGCGCAGGCCGCGAAGGAGTTCGACGTCCCGGTGAGCCTGCTCAAGGCCTACTCCTACGCGCAGACGCGGTGGGAGCACATCCAGGGCGCGGAGGAGTTCGAGGGCCGTCCCGCGGCGTTCGGTCTGCTCGCGCTGCGCGGTGACCAGGTGACGGAGGGCGCGGCCCTGGCCGGGGTGAGCGCGGAGGCCGTGCGCGGCGAGCCGCTGGCCAACCTGCGCGCTGGCGCGGCGCTGCTGTCGAAGTACGCCGCGGAGTCCACCATCGACCGCGCGGACCTGGGGGCGTGGGCCCCGCTGGCGGCGCGCCTGTCGGACGTGACGGACCCGGGCGCCCAGGCGCAGTTCATCCACGGCGAGGTGTACCGCGTGCTGCGCGAGGGCGCGGGCGCCTTCACCCCGGACGGCAAGGTGGCGGTGTCCCTCGAGGGCGCCGAGGTGGAGGCGAAGTTCGCGCTCCCCCGGGTCTCCGCGATGGCGGCGGGCCCGGACTACGCCGCGTCCATCTGGCGTCCGTCCCCCAACTACAACGCGCGCCCCAGCGGCACCGCCGTGTCGCTCATCGTCATCCACACCTGCGAGGGTGCCTACTCCGGCTGCTGGGGCTGGCTGACCAACTCGGCGGCGGGCGTGAGCGCGCACTACGTCGTGAACGAGAGCGGCAGCGAGATTTCGCAGCTGGTCCGCGAGTCCGGCCGCGCCTGGCACGTGGGCGCCAACTATGACTGCGGCCTCAACGGCAGCACCCAGTGCGGCCTCCAGGGCGTGTCGGTCAACCACTTCTCCGTCGGCATCGAGCACGCGGGCTACGCCAGCCAGGCGTCGTTCCCGGCCGGGCAGATCGACGCGTCCGCCAAGCTGTCCTGCGACATCACCAAGACGCACACCGCGGTGACGCGCGACAGCTACCACATCGTCGCGCACGGCCGGCTGCAGCCCGCCTCCCGCACGGACCCGGGTCCGAACTGGCCGTGGAGCTCGTACATCTCGAAGATCAAGTCCTTCTGCGGGACGCCGACCACGGCCATCGTCGTCGACAGCCACCAGGCCAACAACGACGCGTCCAAGGCCCAGGTGGAGATGGCGGGCTCGTGGGCGCAGGGCACCAGCGCGGGCTACTACGGCAGCGGCTACTACTACGCCTCCACGGAGGCGGTGTCGGCGCCGTTCACCTTCAAGTTCTACCTGTCCGCGGCCGGGTCGAAGACCATCAGCGCGTGGTGGGTGGCGGGCACCAACCGCTCGTCGGCGGCGCCCTTCATCGTCAACCACGCGGGCGGCAGCACCACGGTGAAGGTGGACCAGCAGGCCAACGGCGGGAAGTGGAACACGCTGGGCACGTTCAACTTCGACGCGGGCTGGAACACGGTGCAGCTCAGCCGCTGGGCCACCGAGGGCTTCGTCGTCATGGCGGACGCCATCAAGGTGGAGTGA
- a CDS encoding TolB family protein, with amino-acid sequence MLGVGCAGRCGGKEASGAGPLSKEEARAIPGVVVFLSERAGQKDVWTVSPDGTETQVTRGPEDDYPGPVSPDGKSLLVVAVREERGLFFQQLRVQPLAGGDALPLHAPRARSRNASWAPDGSWLVAESDAQGFSDVVRLEPKPGVAEVRLTQVPQGCFEPAVSPDGREVAYVCSREGDPEVYVAKADGSEERRITTFHREDRSPQWSPDGRWLLFVSDREDRERLFLVRPDGSDLRAASAQSFAGDEREGTFSPDGQRLAYVSRSPDGLSRIWSVPVEGGAPVALTDGAHRDDMPAWSPDGKYLAFVSERAGNVDLFLMRADGSGQTRLTTAEAPDWLPRWVARR; translated from the coding sequence GTGCTCGGCGTCGGATGCGCTGGCCGCTGCGGCGGCAAGGAGGCATCTGGCGCCGGGCCGCTGTCGAAGGAGGAGGCTCGCGCCATCCCGGGCGTGGTCGTCTTCCTGTCGGAGCGGGCGGGTCAGAAGGACGTGTGGACGGTGAGCCCTGACGGGACGGAGACCCAGGTGACGCGCGGCCCGGAGGACGACTACCCCGGCCCGGTGTCGCCGGATGGGAAGTCGTTGCTGGTGGTCGCGGTGCGCGAGGAGCGGGGCCTGTTCTTCCAGCAGCTGCGCGTGCAGCCGCTGGCGGGAGGTGACGCGCTGCCCCTGCACGCGCCCCGGGCGCGCTCGCGCAACGCGAGCTGGGCGCCGGACGGCTCGTGGCTGGTGGCCGAGTCGGACGCCCAGGGCTTCAGCGACGTGGTGCGGCTGGAGCCGAAGCCGGGCGTGGCGGAGGTGCGCCTGACGCAGGTGCCCCAGGGCTGCTTCGAGCCCGCGGTGTCCCCGGACGGGCGGGAGGTGGCCTACGTGTGCAGCCGCGAGGGCGACCCGGAGGTGTACGTGGCGAAGGCGGACGGCTCCGAGGAGCGCCGCATCACCACGTTCCATCGCGAGGACCGCTCCCCGCAGTGGAGTCCGGATGGCCGGTGGCTGCTGTTCGTCAGCGACCGGGAGGACCGGGAGCGGCTGTTCCTGGTGCGGCCGGATGGCTCGGACCTGCGCGCGGCGTCGGCCCAGTCGTTCGCGGGCGACGAGCGCGAGGGCACCTTCAGTCCGGATGGCCAGCGGCTGGCCTACGTGAGCCGCTCGCCAGACGGGCTCAGCCGCATCTGGAGCGTCCCGGTGGAGGGCGGCGCGCCGGTGGCGCTCACGGATGGCGCGCACCGGGACGACATGCCGGCCTGGAGTCCGGACGGGAAGTACCTCGCGTTCGTGTCCGAGCGTGCGGGCAACGTCGACCTCTTCCTGATGCGAGCCGATGGCTCCGGGCAGACGCGGCTCACCACCGCGGAGGCCCCGGACTGGCTGCCGCGCTGGGTGGCGCGGCGTTGA
- a CDS encoding ATP-binding protein produces the protein MDRTWRPKPRSQAVARALAWVTATIVPLMGILGLAGLTLTGSAPGLPVTTPRTHVALILGGLSLGARLRPRPSKARRWLSEALAASMALIGSVGLVQDLLGLEPTAGVLATLGARSSPLTGTSLLLLGLALLLPARDTGRVTARDGLTLAGMLVALLGLNGLLLGPLVAEGRAPFPIERSMGLNSSLALLLLGVGGLCVRPDRGFAGRITRDSLGGFLARRLVPVAMLGPTAVGAVLVVLSAEGLLRHEAPLPIFATLLSAAGVMLVLLSARALDVLELGQQRATAALAASEARYRGLLETTPTPLLMVDAQGRLRFVNTEAERLFGHSRDALLGREVRVLLPGGLLHEDAGEDEDRERPLEGIRADGGRVHLEARLRRVSGPEGMNLLITLRDVTEREHFIARLEKAREEAEVQRGLLQAVVNHAPVGVLFIDPERGTMVANRFAEVMLGPCAGGTPRQRGTYLNRVRYPDGRPLTFDELPSTRAFKTGRVVGPLEVLVVHREDGKTLPVLITAAPVPGPHGGIRGVVVTGQDLTPRKELERLREEYVSLISHDLRTPLQGITLRASLLRRQLREQHHLPREVMLTEAILRDVEWMSGMIEEMLEGSRMESRGLTLRRKSVDLARFLEEVLERDVPPTLRERFRLEVSTPPPLAWLDAARVERVMANLLTNAVKYGPEDRPVLVRAFMRDDEAVVSVRDEGPGLSPEEAEHLFDKYYRTRQGSAADTQGLGLGLYISRLIVEAHGGRIWVESQRGQGTTFSFALPPRPPGDEAPSVTERPGPEDAA, from the coding sequence ATGGACCGGACCTGGAGGCCGAAGCCCCGTAGCCAGGCCGTGGCCCGGGCGCTCGCCTGGGTGACGGCGACCATCGTCCCCTTGATGGGGATCCTGGGACTGGCCGGCCTGACGCTCACCGGCTCCGCTCCGGGCCTGCCCGTGACCACGCCCCGGACCCATGTCGCGCTGATACTGGGAGGCCTCTCGCTCGGCGCGAGGCTGCGGCCCCGGCCCTCGAAGGCGCGCCGGTGGCTGTCGGAGGCGCTCGCGGCGAGCATGGCGCTCATCGGCTCCGTGGGCCTGGTGCAGGACCTGCTGGGCCTCGAGCCGACGGCTGGAGTCCTGGCCACGCTCGGGGCCCGCTCCTCGCCGCTCACCGGGACGAGCCTGCTCCTGCTGGGGCTGGCCCTGCTGCTCCCCGCGCGCGATACGGGACGCGTGACGGCCCGGGACGGGCTGACGCTGGCGGGGATGCTCGTCGCGTTGCTGGGCCTCAACGGGCTGCTGCTCGGACCGCTCGTCGCGGAGGGAAGGGCCCCCTTCCCCATCGAGCGGAGCATGGGGCTGAACAGCTCGCTGGCGCTGCTGCTGCTCGGCGTCGGCGGCCTCTGCGTCCGTCCGGACAGGGGGTTCGCGGGGCGCATCACCCGGGACTCGCTCGGCGGCTTCCTCGCGCGGCGGCTCGTGCCGGTGGCGATGCTGGGCCCCACGGCGGTGGGCGCGGTGCTGGTGGTGCTGAGCGCGGAGGGCCTGCTGAGACATGAAGCGCCGTTGCCCATCTTCGCCACGCTCCTGAGCGCGGCCGGCGTCATGCTGGTCCTGCTGTCCGCCCGGGCGCTGGACGTGCTGGAGCTGGGACAGCAGCGCGCCACCGCCGCGCTGGCGGCCTCCGAGGCCCGCTATCGCGGCCTGCTCGAGACGACCCCCACGCCCCTGCTGATGGTGGATGCCCAGGGACGGCTGCGCTTCGTCAACACGGAGGCGGAGCGGCTGTTCGGCCACTCTCGCGACGCGCTGTTGGGACGGGAGGTGCGGGTGCTCCTCCCGGGGGGCCTCCTCCACGAGGACGCGGGCGAGGACGAGGACCGGGAGCGACCGCTCGAGGGCATCCGCGCCGATGGCGGCCGCGTCCACCTGGAGGCGCGGCTGCGCCGGGTTTCGGGACCGGAGGGGATGAACCTGCTCATCACCCTGCGGGACGTCACCGAGCGCGAGCACTTCATCGCGCGACTGGAGAAGGCCCGGGAGGAGGCGGAGGTGCAGCGGGGGCTGTTGCAGGCGGTGGTGAACCACGCGCCGGTGGGTGTCCTCTTCATCGACCCCGAGCGCGGGACGATGGTGGCCAACCGCTTCGCGGAGGTGATGCTCGGCCCCTGCGCGGGAGGCACCCCGCGCCAGCGGGGCACCTACCTGAACCGGGTCCGGTACCCGGATGGTCGCCCGCTGACGTTCGACGAGCTCCCCTCCACGCGCGCGTTCAAGACGGGTCGGGTCGTGGGGCCGCTGGAGGTGCTCGTCGTCCATCGGGAGGACGGCAAGACGCTGCCGGTCCTCATCACCGCGGCCCCCGTCCCGGGGCCCCATGGCGGGATTCGCGGCGTGGTCGTCACCGGACAGGACCTCACCCCGCGCAAGGAGCTGGAGCGGCTGCGCGAGGAATACGTGAGCCTCATCTCCCACGACCTGCGCACGCCGCTGCAGGGCATCACCCTGCGCGCCAGCCTGCTGCGCCGGCAACTGCGCGAGCAGCACCACCTGCCTCGGGAGGTGATGCTGACGGAGGCCATCCTCCGGGACGTCGAGTGGATGAGCGGGATGATCGAGGAGATGCTGGAGGGTTCGCGGATGGAGTCGCGCGGACTGACGCTGCGCCGCAAGTCGGTGGACCTGGCGCGGTTCCTCGAGGAGGTGCTGGAGCGCGACGTGCCCCCCACGCTGCGCGAGCGCTTCCGGCTGGAGGTCTCCACGCCCCCGCCGCTGGCCTGGCTGGACGCGGCGCGGGTGGAGCGGGTGATGGCCAACCTGCTGACGAACGCGGTGAAGTACGGCCCCGAGGACCGCCCCGTGCTGGTGCGCGCCTTCATGCGAGACGACGAGGCCGTGGTGTCGGTGCGAGACGAAGGGCCGGGCCTGTCACCCGAGGAGGCCGAGCACCTCTTCGACAAGTACTACCGGACGCGACAGGGCAGCGCGGCGGACACCCAGGGGCTGGGGCTGGGGCTCTACATCAGCCGGCTCATCGTCGAGGCGCATGGGGGGCGCATCTGGGTGGAGAGCCAGCGCGGCCAGGGCACCACGTTCAGCTTCGCCCTGCCGCCGCGTCCTCCGGGCGACGAGGCCCCGTCGGTGACGGAGCGCCCCGGCCCGGAAGACGCCGCGTGA
- a CDS encoding carboxypeptidase regulatory-like domain-containing protein: MKRAFLFASCVVFGLASAACGSGGGAAPDPGFQTEDAETVDLDNLEIRASGRVEVFPEAASLLQSQGQPPPSVEGLTVVVEEPLRASVNDGDATFGTGTSDTEGAFGVGGIAVREIHQSLAVRPEAAGLVRASTVIYDSAFTGARPRTDLIETRAWLVPLPFHDALTVALGEARLRGLTDDQASTLSGAGFVLGRVVDENGAPVTGARVVPEREELAGRVFYPSRDLASVSEGGTAEGGLFVYVHSGGAAESFRLGVEGVEGYVSRNVDIAPGWGLVLMMYPGRHPPP, from the coding sequence ATGAAGCGCGCATTCCTGTTCGCCTCCTGTGTCGTATTCGGGCTCGCGTCGGCGGCTTGCGGCTCCGGAGGAGGGGCCGCGCCGGACCCGGGCTTCCAGACCGAGGATGCCGAGACCGTGGACCTCGACAACCTCGAGATCCGCGCCAGCGGCCGGGTCGAGGTCTTTCCCGAGGCCGCGAGCCTGCTCCAGTCGCAGGGGCAACCCCCGCCGTCCGTCGAAGGGCTCACCGTCGTGGTCGAGGAGCCGCTGCGCGCCTCCGTGAATGACGGTGACGCCACGTTCGGCACGGGCACGTCGGACACGGAGGGGGCCTTCGGCGTGGGCGGGATTGCCGTGCGGGAAATCCATCAGAGCCTCGCCGTGAGGCCCGAGGCCGCCGGGCTCGTGCGGGCCTCGACCGTCATCTACGACAGCGCCTTCACCGGCGCGCGCCCCAGGACGGACCTCATCGAGACGCGCGCGTGGCTCGTGCCCCTGCCCTTCCACGACGCGCTGACGGTCGCGCTGGGCGAGGCCCGGCTGCGTGGGCTCACCGACGACCAGGCGAGCACCTTGAGTGGCGCGGGCTTCGTGCTGGGGCGCGTGGTGGACGAGAACGGCGCTCCCGTGACGGGCGCGCGCGTGGTGCCCGAGCGCGAGGAGCTGGCCGGGCGCGTGTTCTACCCTTCGCGCGACCTGGCCAGCGTGAGCGAGGGGGGCACGGCGGAGGGAGGGCTGTTCGTCTACGTCCACTCCGGCGGGGCCGCGGAGTCCTTCAGGCTGGGCGTGGAGGGCGTGGAGGGCTACGTCTCGCGCAACGTGGACATCGCGCCGGGTTGGGGGCTGGTGCTCATGATGTACCCGGGGCGCCACCCTCCTCCGTAG